The following coding sequences are from one Paenibacillus sp. FSL R5-0912 window:
- a CDS encoding S-layer homology domain-containing protein: MLRFKRPFVWLLLAALIVSMFPGKYTPLAAAATTTYFSPDELKLRDTVVLDPNVITAGAEGLISRSSVYLTTNQNLSITGTYSQVTSSTMKVTVEQLTQSTNGKWTTDSTRLTTGTVTPDANSPSNRFTTSGVVLYAGFNKITFSGMQGNLTRSESFYILYDKVPYLSALQVLGGPAALNLNEGTQVVVPVDTVTLQGKATNATQVTVSVNGGTALTTTLLEDGTFFSPSLTLKPGLTNIKIAIKNASDSIDIERSLYFFDTDQPYASLNIVHGSGTYNILNNIPTLSDSSTNKAGFSGQILVPYSSTTFASSGKLTINKNTTTPIPVNIASIDQELTIPGADGVTPAYKLVKFKTQADLTLITGLTEFTLAVDYGTYSSSLVYSYRYLPGEVVINDMYYLPGYTGSGSISNISKLPLNGQQMEKDNFYILVKTNVGIDTAKLSANYLPLSNKALSLTDPPITGMTGQGTNEYIYKITGFSNGQQKVQFRYGTSNSYYNADISYISKNYIYVSSLQDGQTYEFNSAAETSMKVSGEYIGFENFVSAQVQVNGIDSNLLPDTKDSVGNTRVNKFALGVDKNKQTFSFDLWITQSGPLVYGENKIVFTGISQDNGQNQRIITKELKIYIIDTNVSNLTQFHPALGTGRTAFSIQSLSNETERNKILALPAEFVYKDEKYTTNAESYDLVLRGGGATTMNLYRGSELIFTSTGTTKMLGTTDELLGPIPSNPAGQYFDYYGSSNDFLLRLRDFKFDAPGSHVYTMELINKTGARTTQRLEIVREVSPYRVLSPVATVGDQIVVNKNFVRFDIEAEGATKVMIDKYEAVKRTDLDNRFTYDFVGLKPDKATTIKIQIVRADSTLNDTISVYYASAIQIDTQFMAEKVATKYTVFNKALQLAFPKGTIMKGYTTTGAAKYYPDTKLLFGIADPVDGVVERTNDYGNIINVSPSDSRTLGGKLPLVIPQELVLRFTSTATTNNFSRVSDIYWLNGGLGESGTQGSQSYLPATNGIAPYSIEGYFTQYSSTRKIVPSQRGELTLKFNSSIVDEVGTTVTVFRYTDAGKWENIGGEVDTKNHTVTVPFDEFGYYTVMKLRRGFTDITNHPWARNILNGLYSKGIMTNIRSDAFGADDTTTRGEFATLLVTGLSIPLNYDNNKQTFFDIVPEAVSTTWNFKSIETAARAGIITGLSDGFFGPDQSLTREQAAVMIARALKLKMSANDAKLLTSLGKSFVDSGSMDFYSRPAIEAVSKAKIMEGNATTITGQAKPVYNFNPKGKLTRAEAGKIAVALLQKSTSIFPKTFN, from the coding sequence ATGTTACGCTTTAAGAGACCATTCGTTTGGCTGCTGCTGGCGGCACTGATCGTTTCTATGTTTCCAGGCAAATATACGCCCCTTGCGGCGGCAGCTACCACGACTTACTTCAGTCCGGATGAGCTCAAGTTGCGGGATACCGTTGTTCTGGATCCGAATGTAATAACAGCAGGTGCAGAAGGGCTAATCAGCCGATCCAGTGTGTATCTGACTACGAACCAAAACCTGTCTATTACTGGTACCTATTCTCAAGTAACTTCATCTACAATGAAGGTTACTGTTGAGCAACTGACTCAAAGTACAAACGGAAAGTGGACTACAGACTCTACCCGTTTGACTACAGGTACGGTTACACCCGATGCCAATAGTCCAAGCAATCGCTTTACTACTAGCGGTGTTGTTTTATATGCTGGTTTTAATAAAATTACTTTCTCCGGTATGCAGGGTAACCTGACACGGTCGGAGTCCTTTTATATCCTTTACGACAAAGTTCCATATCTTTCTGCACTTCAAGTGCTCGGTGGTCCTGCAGCACTTAATCTAAATGAAGGGACACAAGTAGTCGTTCCCGTCGACACAGTTACGCTGCAGGGTAAGGCGACGAATGCAACGCAGGTTACAGTTTCTGTGAATGGCGGAACTGCACTGACAACAACCCTGCTTGAGGACGGCACGTTCTTCTCCCCTTCATTAACACTGAAGCCAGGCTTAACCAATATTAAAATAGCTATTAAGAACGCTTCCGATTCCATAGATATCGAACGCTCCTTATACTTCTTTGATACAGATCAGCCTTACGCATCCTTAAATATAGTACACGGTTCAGGAACATATAATATTCTGAACAACATTCCTACGCTTAGTGATAGCTCTACTAATAAGGCAGGCTTCTCCGGTCAAATTCTGGTCCCGTATAGCAGCACTACATTTGCGAGCTCAGGAAAGCTTACTATTAACAAAAACACCACGACCCCTATTCCAGTAAATATAGCATCGATTGATCAGGAGTTAACCATTCCCGGCGCTGACGGAGTGACTCCTGCATACAAGCTGGTTAAATTCAAAACACAGGCTGACTTAACGCTTATCACCGGACTAACCGAATTTACCCTGGCTGTAGACTATGGCACTTATAGCTCTTCGCTGGTCTACTCTTATAGATATCTGCCGGGAGAAGTTGTAATTAACGATATGTATTACCTTCCAGGATATACAGGTTCGGGCAGCATCTCAAACATCTCCAAACTGCCTCTGAACGGACAACAGATGGAGAAGGATAACTTCTACATTCTGGTCAAAACCAATGTGGGCATCGACACAGCCAAATTATCGGCCAATTATCTCCCGCTCAGCAACAAAGCGCTGTCTTTGACAGATCCGCCTATCACCGGAATGACTGGACAGGGAACTAACGAGTACATTTACAAAATCACAGGTTTCTCAAACGGACAACAGAAAGTACAGTTCCGTTATGGGACATCTAATTCCTACTATAATGCAGATATTTCGTATATATCTAAGAACTATATCTACGTAAGCAGTCTGCAGGATGGACAGACCTATGAGTTTAATTCTGCTGCTGAGACCAGCATGAAGGTTTCAGGTGAATATATCGGGTTCGAGAATTTCGTGAGTGCTCAGGTTCAGGTTAACGGTATCGACAGTAATCTCCTTCCCGATACCAAAGACAGTGTTGGTAATACACGTGTTAATAAATTTGCTTTAGGTGTAGATAAAAACAAACAAACCTTCAGTTTCGATTTGTGGATCACGCAGTCTGGTCCGCTGGTCTATGGCGAGAATAAGATTGTATTCACCGGGATATCCCAGGATAACGGCCAGAATCAGCGGATCATCACCAAAGAGCTGAAGATATATATTATTGATACTAATGTATCGAATTTGACGCAGTTTCATCCGGCGTTAGGAACCGGACGTACTGCCTTCTCAATTCAGTCATTAAGCAATGAAACAGAGCGCAATAAAATTCTCGCATTGCCTGCGGAATTCGTCTATAAAGATGAAAAGTACACTACTAATGCAGAGAGCTATGATCTGGTGCTTCGGGGTGGTGGAGCGACGACCATGAACCTCTATAGGGGTTCAGAATTGATTTTCACCTCAACAGGTACCACGAAAATGCTGGGAACGACAGATGAGCTGCTTGGTCCTATACCCTCTAATCCAGCCGGACAATATTTTGATTATTACGGCAGCAGCAATGATTTCCTACTGCGTCTGCGGGATTTCAAATTTGATGCTCCAGGAAGCCATGTATACACCATGGAGCTAATCAACAAGACCGGAGCAAGAACAACGCAGCGGCTTGAAATTGTACGTGAGGTATCTCCTTACAGGGTCTTGTCCCCTGTAGCAACAGTCGGGGATCAAATTGTAGTGAATAAGAACTTTGTTCGCTTCGATATTGAAGCTGAAGGTGCAACCAAGGTTATGATTGATAAGTATGAGGCTGTGAAGCGTACAGATCTTGATAACCGCTTCACTTATGATTTTGTAGGCTTGAAACCGGATAAGGCAACAACGATCAAAATTCAAATCGTCCGGGCCGATTCTACCCTGAACGATACAATTTCTGTGTATTATGCGAGTGCTATACAGATCGATACTCAGTTTATGGCAGAGAAGGTAGCAACGAAATACACTGTATTTAACAAAGCGCTTCAGCTTGCATTCCCGAAAGGGACAATTATGAAGGGCTACACAACTACAGGAGCCGCTAAATATTATCCGGATACGAAACTGCTGTTTGGGATTGCCGATCCCGTCGACGGCGTTGTAGAGCGGACTAACGATTACGGGAATATCATCAATGTCAGTCCTTCGGACAGCCGGACCCTTGGCGGCAAGCTTCCGCTGGTCATCCCGCAAGAGCTTGTACTACGATTCACTTCGACTGCTACTACCAATAATTTCTCCAGAGTATCGGATATTTATTGGCTGAACGGCGGGCTAGGCGAGTCGGGAACCCAAGGCTCCCAATCCTATCTGCCAGCGACGAACGGAATTGCCCCTTATTCAATAGAAGGATATTTCACGCAATACAGTTCTACACGTAAAATTGTACCGTCACAGCGCGGTGAGCTGACCTTAAAATTCAACTCCAGCATAGTGGATGAGGTCGGGACGACTGTTACTGTTTTCCGATATACCGATGCAGGGAAGTGGGAGAACATCGGCGGAGAGGTGGATACCAAAAACCATACGGTTACGGTACCGTTCGATGAATTTGGTTATTATACTGTAATGAAGCTCCGCAGAGGATTTACGGATATCACCAATCATCCTTGGGCGAGAAATATTTTGAATGGCCTCTATTCTAAAGGCATCATGACCAACATCCGATCCGATGCTTTTGGAGCTGATGATACGACTACCCGTGGTGAGTTCGCCACATTGCTAGTAACAGGACTAAGCATTCCGCTCAATTATGATAATAACAAACAAACATTCTTCGATATTGTACCAGAAGCTGTTTCAACAACATGGAACTTCAAAAGCATTGAAACAGCAGCGAGAGCAGGGATCATTACCGGTCTTAGTGACGGATTCTTCGGTCCTGACCAGTCGCTGACCCGTGAGCAGGCTGCGGTAATGATCGCCAGAGCCCTTAAGCTGAAGATGTCTGCTAACGACGCCAAATTGTTAACAAGCTTAGGGAAGTCATTCGTTGACTCTGGCAGTATGGACTTCTACTCAAGACCTGCCATTGAGGCAGTATCGAAAGCGAAGATTATGGAAGGCAATGCAACAACGATTACCGGTCAAGCTAAGCCTGTATATAATTTCAATCCAAAGGGCAAGCTTACAAGAGCGGAAGCCGGTAAAATTGCTGTAGCCCTGCTGCAGAAGAGCACCAGCATCTTCCCAAAAACCTTCAACTAA
- a CDS encoding glycosyltransferase family 4 protein — MLIIYIAGFIVCMGLALLLTPLVKKFAIKIGATDVPNARKVHTKIMPRLGGLGIFLAFVLGLLAVLPIIPYDFTPREANFIKALLCGGGLIVLIGGLDDRFELSAKVKLLGQIAAACIVVFGFGITVDFVNIPFHNSYSSLESWIAIPLTIFWIVGVTNAVNLIDGLDGLAAGVSGIAIATIAVMAFLMGNTMVALLCLLLLGSILGFLFFNFHPAKIFMGDTGSLFLGFCLALLALLGFKQIAVVSFITPLLIIGVPLSDTFFAIVRRKLQKKPIFAPDKGHLHHCLRELGFSHRQTVLIIYGIAAFFGILAVIQTSASLYEANWVTFVVICVMLFFLQIGAEITGVISKTKRPVIDLFLRMRMKLDPERSSKS; from the coding sequence ATGTTAATCATATACATCGCCGGATTTATTGTGTGCATGGGACTTGCACTGCTTTTGACACCGCTCGTTAAGAAGTTTGCTATTAAGATCGGTGCGACAGATGTGCCTAATGCCCGTAAAGTGCATACGAAGATCATGCCCCGCCTTGGCGGACTCGGCATATTTCTGGCGTTTGTGTTAGGCCTGCTTGCCGTATTACCGATTATTCCGTATGACTTCACTCCGCGGGAGGCTAACTTCATCAAGGCGCTGCTCTGTGGCGGCGGTCTGATTGTGCTGATCGGCGGTCTCGATGACCGGTTTGAGCTATCAGCCAAGGTGAAGCTGCTGGGCCAAATTGCCGCAGCCTGCATCGTAGTTTTCGGTTTTGGAATTACTGTTGATTTCGTAAACATTCCTTTTCATAATAGCTATTCCTCACTGGAGAGCTGGATTGCCATCCCTCTGACGATCTTCTGGATTGTCGGCGTCACGAACGCCGTGAATCTGATCGATGGACTGGACGGGCTTGCAGCCGGTGTATCCGGTATCGCGATTGCCACAATTGCCGTAATGGCCTTCCTGATGGGCAATACCATGGTTGCTCTGCTGTGCTTACTGCTTCTGGGCAGTATACTCGGTTTTCTGTTCTTTAACTTTCATCCCGCCAAAATCTTCATGGGGGATACAGGCTCGCTGTTCCTGGGCTTCTGTCTTGCACTGCTCGCGCTGCTCGGATTCAAACAGATTGCAGTGGTATCGTTTATTACTCCACTCCTGATTATCGGGGTTCCTTTATCGGATACGTTCTTTGCCATCGTACGGCGCAAGCTGCAGAAGAAGCCGATCTTCGCACCGGACAAAGGCCATCTCCATCACTGCCTGCGTGAACTTGGCTTCAGCCACCGCCAGACCGTATTGATTATTTATGGCATCGCAGCCTTCTTCGGAATTCTGGCTGTCATTCAGACATCTGCTTCACTCTATGAAGCCAACTGGGTAACATTCGTGGTGATCTGCGTCATGCTCTTCTTCCTGCAGATTGGTGCAGAGATCACTGGTGTGATCAGCAAAACCAAACGCCCGGTCATAGACTTATTCCTAAGAATGCGCATGAAGCTGGATCCTGAGCGCAGTTCTAAATCTTAG
- a CDS encoding WecB/TagA/CpsF family glycosyltransferase: MKADSAIPTVPIFGIRVSKVDMKTTVSYLTEAVHNRVPHQVITANPIMVMAALENPSYMEIMKSAELVVPDGTGVVWAADYCKEPVAERVAGFDLLHELLRQGESYNWRVYLLGSTPEVIRETTSRLQTGYPGIVIAGYHDGYFGPDEDEQILAGILEAKPDLLFVARGADSQEPWIAKYKSRLQIPVMMGVGGSFDVISGKSRRAPKVFQKLRAEWLYRLIKEPTRYKRMLALPKFAVKVVREKDKVTKDQ, encoded by the coding sequence GTGAAAGCAGATAGCGCGATACCTACAGTGCCGATTTTCGGCATCCGAGTATCCAAGGTTGATATGAAGACAACGGTTTCTTATTTGACGGAGGCGGTTCATAATCGTGTTCCACACCAGGTCATTACCGCTAACCCGATCATGGTCATGGCTGCCCTCGAGAATCCGTCGTATATGGAGATTATGAAATCAGCAGAGCTTGTAGTTCCCGACGGGACTGGTGTAGTGTGGGCAGCAGATTACTGCAAAGAGCCAGTTGCTGAGCGTGTAGCAGGTTTTGATCTTTTACATGAATTATTGCGCCAGGGTGAAAGCTACAACTGGAGAGTATATTTACTGGGCTCAACCCCCGAGGTGATTCGCGAGACGACTTCTAGGTTACAAACTGGATATCCCGGCATAGTCATTGCAGGCTATCATGACGGGTACTTTGGTCCGGATGAGGATGAGCAGATTCTCGCTGGAATTCTCGAAGCTAAGCCTGACCTGCTCTTCGTTGCCAGAGGGGCAGACAGCCAGGAGCCGTGGATTGCTAAATACAAGTCCCGGCTGCAGATTCCGGTTATGATGGGTGTCGGCGGAAGCTTTGATGTAATCTCAGGTAAGAGCCGCCGTGCTCCCAAAGTCTTCCAGAAATTGAGGGCGGAATGGTTATACCGGCTGATTAAAGAACCTACACGTTACAAAAGAATGCTTGCGCTGCCGAAATTTGCAGTAAAAGTGGTACGAGAGAAAGATAAAGTGACAAAAGACCAGTAA
- the csaB gene encoding polysaccharide pyruvyl transferase CsaB: MVAAAQKIIISGYYGFRNSGDEAVLQSILNALRKQSEAAGITLTPVVLSIDPEWTTVTYGVESVHRMKLGEVRKAISESSGLISGGGSLLQDVTSSKTIPYYLAILKLAQWMGKPTFIYAQGVGPVNRKLFHPLIKSVFRKCAYVSVRDEQSRLLLQSMGLDTSKIDVVPDPVMGLTLPEDARTETHEPGRGNAHVHDSDNSILQTAPYTVGISVRFWEQSRKELDALAEGLVKASAELPLHLRFLPFHHSADNEASRYVMQKLGQGVEEYGGAVSICEDALHPQQMLREVGQCQALIGMRLHSLIYAAGRRVPLMGVSYDPKIDHFLKRIGCRPVGSTATLEGDMVTVGLLELLKSGEAWKREREPLIASLVEEAEAPARQVAQYFRRKG; this comes from the coding sequence ATGGTCGCCGCTGCTCAAAAAATTATAATCTCGGGTTATTACGGATTCCGCAACAGCGGAGACGAGGCGGTTCTACAGTCCATTCTGAACGCACTCCGTAAGCAGTCTGAGGCTGCTGGAATAACGCTGACCCCCGTGGTGCTCTCCATTGATCCGGAATGGACAACCGTTACTTACGGCGTCGAATCCGTGCACCGGATGAAGCTGGGAGAAGTGCGGAAGGCAATATCAGAGAGTTCCGGGCTGATAAGCGGCGGGGGCAGTCTGCTACAGGATGTAACAAGCAGCAAGACCATTCCGTACTATCTGGCCATCCTTAAGCTGGCCCAATGGATGGGCAAGCCAACCTTCATCTATGCCCAGGGAGTCGGACCGGTGAACCGCAAGCTGTTTCATCCCCTGATCAAATCGGTTTTCCGTAAATGTGCTTATGTATCCGTGCGGGACGAGCAGTCCCGCCTGCTGCTGCAGTCTATGGGTCTGGATACGAGCAAAATAGATGTGGTCCCTGATCCGGTTATGGGCCTGACGCTCCCGGAAGATGCACGTACAGAAACACATGAGCCGGGTAGGGGGAATGCGCATGTACATGATTCAGATAACTCTATTCTGCAGACAGCGCCTTATACCGTAGGCATCTCCGTCCGATTCTGGGAGCAGTCGCGCAAAGAGCTGGATGCATTGGCTGAAGGACTGGTGAAGGCATCAGCAGAGCTGCCGCTTCATTTACGTTTTCTGCCGTTCCATCATTCTGCGGACAATGAGGCTTCACGTTATGTCATGCAGAAGCTGGGACAAGGTGTAGAGGAGTATGGGGGTGCCGTCAGTATTTGCGAGGATGCGCTCCATCCGCAGCAGATGCTGCGTGAAGTAGGACAGTGCCAGGCGCTGATTGGCATGCGGCTTCACAGCCTGATCTATGCTGCCGGAAGACGGGTTCCGCTGATGGGAGTCTCCTATGATCCGAAGATCGACCATTTCCTTAAACGAATCGGGTGCCGGCCGGTAGGTTCCACAGCTACGCTGGAAGGTGATATGGTTACAGTGGGACTTCTGGAACTGCTGAAATCAGGAGAGGCATGGAAGCGTGAGCGTGAACCGCTGATTGCTTCGCTGGTTGAAGAAGCTGAGGCTCCGGCCCGGCAAGTTGCCCAATATTTCCGCCGTAAAGGATGA
- a CDS encoding DUF5693 family protein, with protein sequence MQQKWQRWNIASRKWLWIIVVIGLLAALPVVYDRLQTEKSSKTVEFVFDYRDLVEVASYRGNPQDYISEQLDRLKSAGVQSMAIYESTLEDFRKARRLMLWGAADIANLTDTVIPENENYTYVLFTSAKNSGTLSPIIRDAFAGLDIATEEWTYRGQQGLIIKTPLENATLKPLQPDPSTLEMLHEKGFNIVPRLVDSLAYNQEAVKSLLDRYAELGVKRLLFEGESVKGYSDDADLASITAFADLLKERGMGIAAIENIKVQQKGFTKLAYLLDYNVTRLYSLSEADSGLSTEVIADRFALATKDRNIRMIYLNTIPSRDTSKAQVTDTLDNLVTSLSGPDGAVAKIEANGFEMGQATAFDVVDSSFQRYFKLIAVIGAVAMVALLVSYFVPWLTLPAWVLGLLGSAGLMVLKPALFEQALALAVAISAPTVAMVLAVRKINEMGPPLRANPLTFAVMGPRRRLTHSLVLYVKTALISFSAVPFVIALLNNVTYALVLNQFRGVSLLHLAPIGLTALYVLLYRGEFAFNKTGKLLRTPITLAMVIVAGVLGILGMYYLSRTGNSGSVSSLEMSFRTFLENTVGVRPRNKEFLLAHPLFILGAFMAYKYRNAAFIMIIAVIGQLSMVDTFAHIHSPVLISLVRGLLGLGLGLIIGIIAIGVWQIAEGCWKRWSPLLKKL encoded by the coding sequence GTGCAACAGAAATGGCAACGCTGGAATATAGCTTCGCGCAAATGGTTGTGGATTATCGTGGTGATTGGCCTGCTTGCTGCTCTCCCGGTTGTGTATGACCGTCTTCAGACGGAGAAGTCTTCCAAAACGGTTGAATTTGTCTTTGATTACCGTGATCTGGTCGAAGTAGCCAGCTACCGGGGGAATCCGCAGGATTATATCTCCGAGCAGCTCGACCGGCTGAAGTCTGCCGGTGTTCAGAGTATGGCAATATACGAAAGCACATTGGAGGATTTCCGCAAGGCCCGCCGCCTGATGCTGTGGGGAGCGGCTGATATCGCTAATCTGACCGATACTGTAATTCCTGAGAATGAGAACTATACATATGTCCTCTTTACCAGTGCGAAGAACAGTGGAACGCTCTCACCGATCATCCGGGATGCATTTGCCGGCTTGGATATTGCAACAGAAGAATGGACCTACCGCGGACAACAGGGCCTGATTATCAAAACTCCCCTGGAGAATGCAACGCTCAAGCCGCTGCAGCCGGATCCGTCCACACTGGAGATGCTGCATGAGAAAGGCTTCAATATTGTGCCGCGCCTTGTGGATTCGCTGGCGTATAATCAGGAAGCCGTTAAGAGTCTGCTGGACCGTTACGCGGAGCTTGGAGTCAAACGTCTGCTGTTCGAAGGCGAGTCTGTTAAAGGCTACTCCGATGATGCCGATCTGGCCAGTATCACTGCATTCGCTGATCTGCTGAAGGAACGCGGGATGGGGATTGCAGCCATTGAGAATATTAAGGTACAGCAAAAAGGCTTCACCAAACTGGCCTATTTGCTGGACTATAACGTGACGCGGCTGTACTCGCTCAGTGAGGCTGATTCCGGCCTGTCCACAGAAGTGATTGCCGACCGCTTTGCACTGGCTACGAAAGACCGTAACATCCGGATGATCTATCTCAATACGATTCCTTCACGGGATACATCCAAGGCACAGGTTACCGATACGCTCGACAATCTGGTTACGAGCCTTAGCGGTCCTGATGGTGCGGTTGCAAAAATTGAAGCTAACGGTTTTGAAATGGGACAAGCTACTGCGTTTGACGTGGTGGATTCCTCTTTCCAGCGTTATTTCAAATTAATTGCGGTAATCGGAGCTGTAGCCATGGTTGCACTCCTGGTTTCCTACTTTGTTCCTTGGCTTACACTGCCTGCATGGGTGCTGGGGCTGCTGGGGAGTGCAGGACTCATGGTTCTGAAGCCGGCGTTATTTGAACAGGCACTCGCGCTTGCAGTGGCTATAAGTGCGCCTACCGTGGCTATGGTGCTGGCTGTCCGCAAGATTAATGAAATGGGACCGCCGTTGCGTGCCAATCCCTTGACCTTTGCTGTGATGGGCCCGCGCCGCAGGCTGACGCATAGTCTGGTTCTTTACGTCAAAACAGCGCTTATCTCGTTTAGTGCAGTACCCTTTGTAATTGCGCTCTTGAATAATGTCACCTATGCCCTGGTGCTCAATCAGTTCCGCGGCGTAAGTCTGCTTCATTTAGCACCAATTGGACTCACTGCGCTATATGTGCTTTTATACCGTGGGGAGTTTGCCTTCAACAAGACCGGGAAGCTGCTGCGGACGCCGATCACCCTCGCAATGGTAATTGTTGCCGGCGTACTGGGGATTCTGGGGATGTACTATTTAAGCCGTACAGGCAACAGTGGTAGTGTAAGCTCACTCGAAATGTCGTTCCGCACCTTCCTAGAGAACACAGTCGGTGTAAGACCGCGTAACAAAGAGTTCCTGCTGGCACATCCGCTCTTTATCCTTGGCGCATTCATGGCCTATAAATACCGGAATGCTGCTTTTATCATGATTATTGCAGTTATCGGCCAGTTGTCCATGGTAGATACCTTTGCCCATATTCATTCGCCGGTTCTGATCTCGCTGGTCCGCGGCCTTCTGGGTCTGGGACTCGGTCTTATCATCGGCATTATCGCTATAGGGGTATGGCAGATTGCGGAAGGGTGTTGGAAACGATGGTCGCCGCTGCTCAAAAAATTATAA
- a CDS encoding phospho-sugar mutase — MTGLSPKAAETLTRWLQDPSVDESTKAELKALADEPKELEERFYRDLEFGTGGLRGVIGAGSNRINRYTVGRATQGFANYILGQHTGEGRPSVVIAHDSRRFSPEFTLEAALVLAGNGIETHLFPSLRSTPQLSFAVRHLKASGGIVITASHNPPEYNGYKVYNAEGGQLVPDEAEKVIANILQVDSFNGVKRISREAAESAGLLHWLGEAEDEAFTDTVAAVSVGREEIASTLGRDFSIVYTPLHGTGNLPVRRVLEKIGFTQVHVVPEQEQPDSEFSTVKSPNPEEREAFTLAMKLGEELNADLLIGTDPDADRMGAVVRDNEGKFVVLSGNQSGALMIHYYLSRLQEQGKLPSNGAVVKTIVTSEMGAAVASHYGATVFNTLTGFKYIGEKMNQFEQSGEYTYLFGYEESYGYLAGNYARDKDAVLAAMLIAEAGAYYKAQGKTLYDVLQELYAQFGYFLESLESRTLKGKDGVAQIQGIMNDWRTSPPHEIAGASVTEVLDYSLGLNGLPKENVLKYLLSDGSWFCLRPSGTEPKIKVYFAVVGESLQNAKDKVAELTNQVMARVDGK, encoded by the coding sequence ATGACTGGATTAAGCCCAAAGGCCGCAGAAACCTTAACACGCTGGCTGCAGGACCCTTCCGTTGACGAGAGCACCAAGGCAGAGCTGAAGGCTCTTGCGGATGAGCCGAAGGAACTGGAGGAACGTTTCTATAGAGACCTTGAATTCGGGACAGGTGGTTTGCGCGGAGTGATCGGCGCCGGCAGCAATCGGATTAACCGATATACCGTAGGCAGAGCGACACAAGGCTTCGCTAATTATATTCTGGGACAGCATACAGGAGAAGGACGTCCTTCCGTGGTCATTGCCCACGATTCCCGCCGCTTTTCGCCGGAATTCACGCTGGAAGCTGCACTTGTGCTGGCCGGCAACGGAATTGAGACACATCTGTTCCCATCCTTGCGGTCCACACCGCAGCTGTCCTTTGCAGTTCGCCATCTGAAGGCCTCAGGAGGCATTGTAATTACTGCAAGTCATAATCCGCCTGAGTACAACGGGTACAAAGTGTATAACGCAGAAGGCGGACAGCTGGTGCCTGACGAAGCGGAGAAGGTAATTGCCAATATTTTGCAAGTAGACTCCTTTAACGGCGTAAAGCGTATTTCCCGTGAAGCCGCAGAGAGTGCAGGCTTGCTGCACTGGCTGGGTGAAGCTGAGGATGAAGCGTTTACGGATACAGTAGCCGCAGTCAGTGTCGGCCGTGAAGAGATTGCTTCTACGCTTGGCCGTGATTTCTCGATTGTCTACACACCGCTGCATGGGACAGGCAATCTTCCGGTCCGCCGTGTACTTGAGAAGATCGGATTCACCCAGGTACATGTGGTGCCCGAGCAGGAACAGCCGGATTCAGAATTCTCCACGGTGAAATCCCCGAACCCGGAAGAGCGTGAAGCCTTCACCTTGGCTATGAAGCTGGGTGAAGAACTGAATGCCGATCTGTTAATTGGTACAGACCCCGATGCAGACCGTATGGGCGCGGTTGTGCGGGACAATGAAGGCAAGTTTGTGGTCTTGTCCGGTAATCAGTCGGGCGCCCTCATGATTCATTATTATTTGAGCCGCCTGCAGGAGCAAGGCAAGCTGCCAAGCAATGGTGCGGTAGTTAAAACTATTGTGACCAGTGAGATGGGAGCGGCTGTAGCCAGCCATTACGGAGCTACTGTGTTCAACACGCTGACAGGATTTAAATATATCGGCGAGAAGATGAACCAATTCGAGCAGTCCGGCGAATACACTTATCTTTTCGGATATGAAGAGAGCTATGGTTACCTGGCCGGCAATTATGCCCGTGACAAGGATGCTGTCCTGGCTGCGATGCTAATCGCTGAAGCAGGGGCTTATTACAAAGCCCAGGGCAAGACGCTGTACGATGTGCTTCAGGAGTTGTATGCACAATTCGGCTACTTCCTCGAGAGCCTCGAATCGCGCACCCTTAAAGGTAAAGACGGTGTAGCACAGATTCAGGGAATCATGAATGACTGGCGCACCAGCCCGCCGCATGAAATTGCCGGAGCCTCAGTTACAGAGGTACTCGACTATTCACTCGGACTGAACGGTCTGCCTAAGGAGAATGTGCTGAAATATCTGCTCTCCGACGGCTCATGGTTCTGCCTGCGTCCTTCCGGCACCGAGCCGAAGATCAAGGTTTATTTTGCCGTCGTTGGCGAATCGCTTCAGAATGCCAAAGACAAAGTGGCTGAATTGACTAATCAGGTTATGGCCCGTGTAGACGGGAAATAA